In Pantoea sp. Aalb, a single genomic region encodes these proteins:
- a CDS encoding adenylosuccinate synthase, with protein MSKNVVVLGTQWGDEGKGKIVDLLTRRAKYVVRYQGGHNAGHTLVINGKKTILHLIPSGILHEEVISVIGNGVVLSPEALIKEIKFLEDRGIPARKRLLISEACPLILQYHIAMDLAREKISAAKAIGTTGRGIGPAYEDKVARRSLRVIDLFHQKNFADKLKEIIDFYNFQLIYYYKENPVDYKKVLNNVMLLAESLTSIAVDVSELLDSARKRGDLIMFEGAQGTLLDIDHGTYPYVTSSSTTAGGVATGTGFGPRYIDYILGVVKAYSTRVGSGPFPTELFDEIGEFLCLQGHEFGTTTGRRRRTGWLDAVALRRAIQINSISGFCMTKLDVLDGLKEVKVCVEYRMSDGRKVNSLQSVKSGEYIEPIYETLPGWNEKTFGLKNIKELPQAARDYIKLIEEVTNIPIDIISTGPDRNETMIIRDPFNL; from the coding sequence ATGAGTAAGAACGTCGTCGTACTTGGCACCCAATGGGGTGACGAAGGTAAAGGTAAGATCGTAGACCTTCTAACAAGGCGTGCAAAATACGTTGTACGTTACCAAGGAGGTCACAATGCAGGTCATACACTTGTGATCAATGGCAAAAAAACTATTCTTCATTTAATTCCATCAGGTATTTTACATGAAGAAGTCATTAGCGTTATTGGTAATGGTGTTGTATTATCTCCAGAAGCTTTAATAAAAGAGATAAAATTTTTAGAAGATCGTGGTATACCAGCACGTAAACGTCTACTTATATCTGAAGCTTGTCCTTTAATTTTACAATATCACATAGCTATGGATTTAGCACGTGAAAAAATAAGTGCTGCTAAAGCTATTGGTACTACAGGACGAGGAATTGGTCCAGCTTATGAGGATAAAGTTGCACGTCGTAGTTTACGAGTAATTGATCTTTTTCATCAAAAAAATTTTGCAGATAAATTAAAAGAAATTATTGATTTTTATAATTTTCAATTAATTTATTATTATAAAGAAAATCCTGTGGATTATAAAAAAGTATTAAATAATGTAATGTTGCTGGCCGAAAGTTTAACTAGTATAGCAGTCGATGTATCTGAGTTATTGGATAGTGCTCGTAAACGTGGTGATTTAATTATGTTTGAAGGTGCACAAGGTACATTACTCGATATCGATCATGGTACTTATCCATATGTAACTTCCTCTAGTACTACGGCTGGTGGTGTAGCAACTGGAACTGGTTTCGGTCCACGTTATATTGATTATATACTTGGTGTGGTAAAAGCATATTCTACTCGTGTAGGTTCAGGACCATTTCCCACTGAATTATTTGATGAAATAGGTGAATTTCTTTGTTTACAAGGACATGAATTTGGTACAACTACTGGACGTCGTCGTCGTACTGGTTGGCTGGATGCAGTTGCTTTACGACGTGCAATTCAAATAAATTCAATATCAGGCTTTTGTATGACAAAGTTAGATGTATTAGATGGTCTCAAAGAAGTAAAAGTGTGTGTAGAGTACCGCATGTCAGATGGACGTAAAGTTAATTCATTACAATCAGTCAAAAGTGGAGAATATATTGAACCTATTTATGAAACATTACCAGGTTGGAATGAAAAAACCTTTGGGTTAAAAAATATTAAAGAACTACCACAAGCTGCACGTGATTATATCAAGCTCATAGAGGAAGTAACAAATATACCTATTGATATTATTTCTACTGGTCCAGATCGCAATGAGACTATGATTATACGTGATCCATTTAATTTATGA
- the rnr gene encoding ribonuclease R has product MLKDPFKEREAIKYKNPIPSREFILTVLKKRKKPTSRHKIAQKLNISNQEQLEALRRRLRAMERDGQLIFTRRQCYALPERLDLLRGKVIAHRDGYGFLRVEGKKHDFYLSHVQMKFCLHGDIILAQPGNLDNKNRCNARVVRILEPRNSQIIGRYLINSGIGFVVPDDNRLNFDIIIPQGNEHNAIIGSIVVVEIIKRAIRHTKAIGKITEVLGNNMGTELAINIALRTHEIPYNWSEEVLKETFKFQKEYIPEVTKKNRRDLRELPFVTIDNEDAFDLDDAVYCEKKSNGCWRLLVAIADVSYYVRPGTELDKVAYQRGTSVYFPSQVIPMLPEVLSNGVCSLNQHVDRLCMVCEMTVSIHGKLTSYKHYEALINSHARLTYTKVWNILEGNQKLCKQYSTLIKHLNNLYQVYKVLETARKERGGISFETEEVKFIFNTNRRIERIERIVPNYAYKIIEECMILANIASAHFVEKNKEPSLFRDHDYPSDDSISSFRSVLKELGLNLSGGAKPKPIDYAHLLKQTINRDDSEMLNTMLLRSMKQAVYDFKNRGHFGLALASYTHFTSPIRRYPDLLLHRAIKYIIAKKSGNIIVNNSTFTGGYHYDLQQMLQFGKHCSMTERRADEATRNVSDWLKCDFMQNQVGKIFNGIISSVTGFGFFVRLNHLCIDGLVHVSVLDNDYYHFDSVGQRLIGESGSCIYCLGDAVEVQVDKVHIEERKIDFSLISSNRQRIFRHKCKINNRSIYNF; this is encoded by the coding sequence ATGTTGAAAGATCCATTTAAGGAGAGAGAAGCTATAAAATATAAAAACCCTATTCCTAGCCGTGAATTTATTTTGACTGTATTAAAAAAACGCAAAAAACCAACTAGTCGTCATAAGATAGCACAAAAATTAAATATTTCAAATCAAGAGCAATTAGAAGCCTTGCGTCGGAGATTACGTGCTATGGAGCGAGATGGTCAATTGATATTTACTCGCCGACAATGTTATGCTTTACCAGAGAGGCTTGATTTGCTACGTGGTAAAGTTATAGCACATCGTGACGGTTATGGTTTTTTACGTGTTGAAGGTAAGAAACATGATTTTTACTTATCTCACGTACAGATGAAATTTTGTTTACATGGCGACATAATATTAGCTCAACCTGGTAATCTAGATAATAAAAATCGGTGTAATGCTAGAGTAGTACGTATATTAGAACCTCGTAATAGTCAAATTATTGGACGTTATTTAATTAATTCTGGTATTGGTTTTGTAGTACCTGATGATAACCGTTTAAATTTCGATATCATTATTCCTCAAGGAAATGAGCATAATGCTATTATAGGTTCAATCGTAGTGGTAGAAATTATTAAGCGTGCGATACGCCATACTAAAGCAATTGGTAAAATAACTGAGGTACTAGGTAATAACATGGGTACAGAACTTGCCATAAATATAGCCTTGCGTACTCATGAAATTCCATATAATTGGTCAGAAGAGGTATTAAAAGAAACTTTTAAATTTCAAAAAGAATATATACCTGAAGTTACTAAGAAAAATAGACGTGATCTTCGCGAGCTACCATTTGTTACTATTGATAATGAAGATGCATTTGACCTTGATGATGCAGTATATTGTGAGAAAAAAAGTAATGGATGTTGGCGATTGTTGGTTGCTATTGCTGATGTAAGCTATTATGTTCGTCCCGGGACTGAGTTAGATAAGGTAGCTTATCAACGTGGTACATCAGTATATTTTCCTTCACAAGTAATTCCAATGCTACCAGAAGTTTTATCTAATGGAGTTTGTTCACTTAATCAACATGTAGATAGATTATGTATGGTTTGCGAAATGACTGTTTCTATACACGGAAAATTGACTAGTTATAAGCATTACGAAGCTTTGATTAATTCTCATGCTCGTCTTACATATACAAAAGTGTGGAATATTTTAGAAGGTAATCAAAAATTATGTAAGCAGTATTCTACTTTAATAAAGCATCTTAACAATCTATACCAAGTATATAAAGTATTAGAAACAGCACGTAAAGAACGTGGAGGTATTTCTTTTGAAACTGAAGAAGTGAAATTTATTTTCAATACTAATCGTCGTATTGAACGTATTGAGCGTATTGTACCTAATTATGCATATAAAATTATAGAAGAATGTATGATATTAGCTAATATTGCTTCGGCTCATTTTGTTGAAAAAAATAAAGAACCTTCATTATTTCGTGATCATGATTATCCTAGTGATGATAGTATTAGTAGTTTTCGTAGCGTATTAAAAGAATTAGGTTTAAATCTTTCTGGTGGTGCAAAACCTAAGCCAATTGATTACGCTCATTTACTAAAGCAAACTATTAATCGCGATGATTCAGAAATGTTGAATACTATGTTATTGCGTTCAATGAAACAAGCTGTATATGATTTTAAAAATCGTGGTCATTTCGGTTTAGCATTAGCTTCTTATACACATTTTACATCACCGATTCGCCGCTATCCAGATTTATTATTACACCGTGCAATTAAGTATATTATAGCAAAAAAATCAGGTAACATTATTGTAAATAATAGTACATTTACAGGCGGTTATCACTATGATTTACAGCAGATGCTTCAATTTGGTAAGCATTGTTCTATGACTGAACGTCGTGCTGATGAAGCTACACGTAATGTCTCAGATTGGCTGAAATGTGATTTCATGCAAAATCAAGTTGGAAAGATATTTAATGGAATTATTTCGAGTGTTACTGGTTTTGGTTTTTTTGTGCGTTTAAATCATCTATGTATTGATGGCTTGGTACATGTTTCTGTACTAGATAACGATTATTATCATTTCGATTCAGTCGGACAACGTTTGATTGGTGAATCTGGAAGTTGTATTTATTGTCTTGGAGATGCAGTAGAAGTCCAAGTAGATAAAGTACATATAGAAGAACGTAAAATTGACTTTTCTTTAATTTCTAGTAATAGGCAACGTATATTTCGTCATAAATGTAAAATAAATAATAGAAGCATCTATAATTTTTAA